One stretch of Acidimicrobiales bacterium DNA includes these proteins:
- a CDS encoding MoxR family ATPase has translation MARGAAGAAVRELARDVESAVNAVVRGREEVVALTLVALLSGGHLLIEDVPGVGKTLLAKSLATAVGGKFNRVQATPDLLPSDITGSSVYQPVDGIWEFHPGPIFANVVVVDEVNRATPRTQAAVLEAMEERQVTVDGVSRALPEPFFLIATQNPREHAGTFPLPDGQLDRFALTTSMGYPAPAHEADVLLGQGGVTALDSVTQVVTVDRLADAIDAVRRLHVERAVAEYVVALVAASRAHPAISLGASPRAATALLRAAQAHAAMDGHDHVTPHDVQALAVPVLAHRLVLRDGAGVDAAAAIVNELVGRVPVPRQ, from the coding sequence ATGGCGCGAGGGGCTGCCGGGGCGGCAGTACGTGAACTGGCCCGCGACGTCGAGTCGGCGGTCAACGCGGTCGTGCGCGGCCGCGAAGAGGTGGTGGCGCTCACGCTGGTGGCGCTGCTCAGCGGCGGGCACCTGCTGATCGAAGACGTGCCGGGCGTCGGCAAGACGCTGCTGGCCAAGTCGCTCGCCACCGCCGTGGGCGGCAAGTTCAACCGCGTGCAGGCGACGCCCGACCTGTTGCCCTCTGACATCACCGGCAGTTCGGTGTACCAGCCGGTCGACGGAATCTGGGAGTTCCACCCCGGGCCGATCTTCGCCAACGTCGTCGTCGTCGACGAGGTCAACCGCGCCACGCCGCGCACGCAGGCGGCGGTGCTCGAGGCGATGGAAGAACGCCAGGTGACCGTGGACGGCGTGAGCCGCGCCCTGCCCGAACCGTTTTTCTTGATCGCCACGCAGAACCCGCGCGAGCACGCCGGCACGTTCCCGCTCCCCGACGGCCAGCTCGATCGCTTCGCCCTCACCACGAGCATGGGGTATCCGGCGCCGGCCCACGAGGCCGACGTGCTGCTGGGCCAGGGCGGGGTCACCGCCCTCGACTCCGTGACGCAGGTCGTCACCGTCGACCGGCTGGCCGACGCCATCGACGCGGTGCGCCGCCTCCACGTCGAGCGGGCGGTGGCGGAGTATGTCGTCGCCCTCGTGGCGGCGTCGCGGGCGCACCCCGCAATCTCGCTCGGTGCGAGCCCCCGCGCCGCGACGGCCCTCCTGCGCGCCGCGCAGGCACACGCCGCCATGGACGGACACGACCACGTGACGCCCCACGACGTCCAAGCTCTGGCGGTGCCCGTCCTGGCGCACCGGCTGGTGCTGCGCGACGGCGCCGGCGTCGATGCTGCAGCGGCGATCGTGAACGAACTCGTCGGCCGCGTCCCAGTTCCGCGCCAGTAG
- a CDS encoding SDR family oxidoreductase yields the protein MSVAIVTGGSRGIGAATCELLAAAGHDVVVGYQRDAARADDVVRACLMHGVRALAVAGDVSTDEAVAALFAAADGLGALGVLVNNVGIVDVAQRVDEMSTERVRRMFEVNVLSAFMCAREASRRMAHSHGGAGGAIVNVGSVAASVGSPNNYVDYAASKAAIDTLTLGLAKELAADGVRVNCVRPGITDTEIHASGGQPDRAQRLAAQIPMQRAGEPVEIARAIVWMCSDEASYVTGAILDVSGGR from the coding sequence ATGAGCGTGGCCATCGTCACCGGCGGCAGTCGTGGCATCGGCGCCGCCACCTGCGAGCTGCTGGCCGCCGCCGGCCACGACGTCGTGGTGGGCTACCAACGCGACGCGGCGCGCGCCGACGACGTCGTGCGCGCCTGCCTCATGCATGGCGTGCGCGCTCTCGCGGTGGCGGGCGACGTGTCCACTGACGAAGCCGTCGCCGCCCTGTTCGCGGCCGCCGACGGCCTGGGCGCGCTGGGCGTCCTCGTCAACAACGTCGGGATCGTCGACGTTGCCCAGCGAGTCGACGAGATGTCGACGGAGCGGGTGCGGCGGATGTTCGAGGTCAACGTGCTGAGCGCGTTCATGTGCGCCCGGGAGGCGTCACGGCGGATGGCGCACAGCCACGGCGGGGCCGGGGGCGCCATCGTCAACGTCGGTTCGGTGGCCGCCAGTGTCGGCAGCCCGAACAACTACGTCGACTACGCGGCGTCGAAGGCGGCGATCGACACGCTGACGCTCGGGCTCGCCAAGGAGTTGGCCGCCGACGGCGTGCGGGTGAACTGCGTGCGCCCGGGCATCACCGATACGGAAATCCACGCCAGCGGCGGCCAGCCCGACCGCGCCCAGCGCCTTGCCGCCCAGATCCCGATGCAGCGCGCCGGCGAGCCCGTCGAGATCGCGCGCGCCATCGTGTGGATGTGTTCGGATGAAGCGTCGTACGTGACAGGCGCAATCCTCGATGTGAGCGGAGGTCGGTGA
- a CDS encoding cyclic nucleotide-binding domain-containing protein translates to MAPDKATVERLGAIDLFRRCSKKDLEALAAIVEEVDVPAGTVLCDQGRVADACYVIVEGEADVAVGGSVVSSAGPGRPIGEMGLVDHLPRSATVTARTPMHLYKISADRFEDVLRTSTVARGLLEHLSRLVRDLQAGRGSVDI, encoded by the coding sequence ATGGCACCTGACAAAGCAACCGTCGAGCGCCTCGGCGCCATCGACCTGTTCCGTCGCTGCAGCAAGAAGGACCTCGAAGCGCTCGCCGCCATCGTCGAGGAAGTCGACGTTCCCGCCGGCACCGTGCTGTGCGACCAAGGGCGAGTGGCCGACGCCTGCTACGTCATCGTCGAGGGCGAGGCTGACGTGGCCGTCGGCGGCAGCGTCGTGTCGAGCGCCGGGCCCGGGCGCCCGATCGGCGAGATGGGCCTCGTCGACCACCTGCCGCGCTCGGCGACCGTGACGGCGCGCACGCCGATGCACCTCTACAAGATCAGCGCCGACCGGTTCGAAGACGTCTTGCGGACTTCGACGGTCGCCCGCGGTCTACTCGAGCACCTGAGTCGACTGGTGCGCGACCTGCAGGCCGGTCGCGGCAGCGTCGACATCTGA
- the yihA gene encoding ribosome biogenesis GTP-binding protein YihA/YsxC, which translates to MPPLPLRFVLSAPRLQDLAPAAAEVAIIGRSNVGKSSLVNALGGSAKLAMVSKTPGRTRLLNQFSVDDGRGGGRMVVDCPGYGYAKASATLRHAWQHMAEEYLLERDELRNILALVDGEIGPTKLDVQLFEWLRAHERPFTVIATKHDKVKSSQREKRKRELAAGCGVAPSEVVWVSAAKGVGIDRLRGLILEWLAA; encoded by the coding sequence GTGCCGCCGCTGCCGCTGCGCTTCGTGCTGTCCGCGCCGCGGCTGCAGGACCTCGCGCCGGCGGCCGCCGAAGTAGCGATCATCGGGCGCTCCAACGTCGGCAAGTCGTCGCTCGTCAACGCCCTCGGCGGTAGCGCCAAGCTCGCAATGGTGTCCAAGACTCCGGGTCGCACGCGCCTGCTCAACCAGTTCAGCGTGGACGACGGGCGTGGCGGGGGCCGAATGGTGGTGGATTGCCCGGGTTACGGCTACGCGAAGGCGTCGGCGACGCTGCGCCATGCCTGGCAGCACATGGCCGAGGAGTACCTGCTCGAGCGCGACGAGCTGCGCAATATCCTGGCGCTCGTCGACGGCGAGATCGGGCCGACGAAGCTCGACGTGCAGCTCTTCGAGTGGCTCCGGGCGCACGAGCGCCCCTTCACCGTGATCGCGACGAAGCACGACAAGGTGAAGTCGTCCCAGCGCGAGAAGCGCAAGCGCGAGCTCGCTGCCGGGTGCGGAGTGGCGCCATCCGAGGTCGTGTGGGTCAGCGCCGCCAAGGGAGTTGGCATCGACCGGTTGCGCGGCTTGATTCTCGAATGGCTAGCCGCATGA
- a CDS encoding nitroreductase family protein, which produces MAEPLSLYDGLVTTRAIRRYLPDDIPPDDLNAIMFAATRGPSGHNSQPFRFVVLRRTPEAAAARALLAKGFALSWQGERQDPPADDTSRRARMARTMNAFVDSIEDAPVIVIACNRDRHGRTDITAGASVYPACQNLLLAARALGYGGVMTQWHHPVRDELARVLELPDGVLIAGVIPLGKPAGGHGPVRRRPLPELVYENTYEAPALWAVDPEGTRYTGG; this is translated from the coding sequence ATGGCCGAACCGCTGAGCCTCTACGACGGACTGGTGACGACTCGGGCGATTCGCCGCTATTTGCCCGACGACATCCCGCCCGATGACCTGAACGCGATCATGTTTGCCGCCACCCGCGGCCCGTCGGGCCACAACAGCCAACCGTTTCGTTTCGTCGTATTGCGCCGCACACCCGAGGCGGCGGCAGCGCGGGCGTTGCTGGCCAAGGGATTCGCGTTGTCGTGGCAGGGCGAGCGGCAGGACCCGCCGGCGGACGACACCAGCCGCCGCGCCCGCATGGCGCGCACGATGAACGCGTTCGTCGACTCGATCGAGGATGCACCCGTCATCGTCATCGCCTGTAACCGCGATCGCCACGGTCGCACCGACATCACCGCCGGCGCGTCGGTGTACCCGGCGTGCCAGAACCTGCTCCTGGCGGCGCGGGCGCTGGGCTACGGCGGGGTCATGACGCAGTGGCATCACCCGGTGCGCGACGAACTCGCGCGCGTCCTCGAGCTGCCCGACGGCGTGCTCATCGCCGGAGTCATCCCGCTGGGCAAGCCGGCGGGCGGGCACGGACCGGTGCGGCGACGGCCGCTGCCCGAACTCGTCTACGAGAACACCTACGAAGCGCCGGCGCTCTGGGCAGTGGACCCGGAGGGTACGCGCTACACCGGCGGCTGA
- a CDS encoding DUF58 domain-containing protein: MRELLRRVGATPYAVAAVGLAGIAMLLSRGAGSGWLVVIAAAFIGVFVIGVVTAVVGLADVRVELLVPTDATVGERIPIEVHLHAAVRQLRTLTFWNLDGSTYPVARGHATIHAEARRRGLVDAVVVEVSSGVTLGLLRPVARRTIELPTPLAIAPRPTPATLSDAIGFDAAADVRSVRSYVAGDPVRLVHWRSTARRGELMVRELEAADQVRGTLLVFRVALGDDADNAEAIASRAAGLACVALDAGLRVRLDTRDARGPQRTAVSTRRDVGRCLAAAVPGPLPAGRAGDRVRVVDVT, encoded by the coding sequence GTGCGCGAGTTGCTGCGTCGCGTCGGCGCCACGCCGTACGCGGTCGCGGCCGTTGGCCTGGCCGGCATCGCCATGCTCCTGTCACGCGGCGCCGGCTCGGGTTGGCTCGTCGTGATTGCCGCGGCCTTCATCGGCGTGTTCGTGATCGGCGTCGTCACGGCCGTCGTCGGCCTGGCCGACGTGCGCGTCGAGCTCTTGGTGCCGACCGACGCCACCGTGGGCGAGCGGATCCCGATCGAGGTCCACTTGCACGCAGCGGTGCGGCAGCTGCGAACGCTCACATTCTGGAATCTCGACGGCTCCACCTATCCCGTCGCGCGAGGACACGCGACGATTCATGCGGAGGCGCGGCGACGGGGCTTGGTAGATGCGGTCGTGGTCGAGGTGTCAAGCGGCGTGACACTCGGCCTCTTGCGACCAGTCGCCCGCCGGACGATCGAACTGCCCACGCCGTTGGCGATCGCGCCGCGCCCGACACCCGCCACCCTGTCCGACGCCATCGGCTTCGATGCCGCCGCCGACGTGCGTTCGGTCCGTTCCTACGTCGCCGGCGATCCGGTGCGGCTCGTGCACTGGCGCAGCACGGCGCGGCGCGGCGAGTTGATGGTGCGCGAACTCGAGGCCGCCGACCAGGTGCGCGGGACTTTGCTGGTGTTCCGCGTCGCTCTCGGGGACGATGCCGACAACGCGGAAGCGATCGCCAGCCGCGCCGCCGGCCTTGCCTGCGTCGCGCTCGACGCTGGCCTACGCGTCCGGCTCGACACGCGTGACGCTCGGGGGCCCCAGCGCACGGCCGTCAGCACGCGGCGCGACGTCGGCCGCTGCCTCGCCGCCGCCGTCCCCGGTCCACTGCCGGCGGGACGCGCCGGCGACCGCGTGCGCGTCGTGGACGTGACGTGA
- a CDS encoding AAA family ATPase codes for MDLQLLSNSSVIADGTADVAVARERTRGRRLGKVAFIGGIVLVWLWSRIVEGNPPWPRFHLPPTIGAALPLLLLVVILGVAVLAPLLTAGRSPHVLFRSTEIETSFDDVKGAGVLVEEVVKTLNLFLAHKTFKETMGGTPRRAILFEGPPGTGKTYMAKAMAKEAGVPFLFVSSSAFQSMYYGQTNRKIRSYFKALREMARREGGAIGFIEEIDAVGGSRAGMGQGRGEGVTGVVNELLIQLQSFDTPPNGVRIHNWFVERLNRFLPPHRQMAKRRSVPANILVIGATNRAADLDPALLRPGRFDRSIYFDLPNRTGRREIIDYYLSKKQHDAELDDPARRDTLAAMTSHYSPVMIEHILDEALVWALRRGADRLSWADVQRAKMAEEIGLAQPVEYTEAERRTIATHEAGHAVVAWLAGKGRKLEVLSIIKRKEALGLLAHSDVEERFLKSESELRSLIMIAMGGLVAEEIFFGEITSGPSSDLKAATTYAAMMIGSLGMDGSLFSYEAIQTPQANIVAKVSSTEDGRERIEALLRQLHDDARATLESHRHLVEGLRDALLQRDELIGDEIVEIIVAAASGRGDSDVDAAATGLQVAHQSTQVLE; via the coding sequence GTGGATCTTCAGTTGCTCTCGAACAGCAGCGTCATCGCCGACGGGACAGCCGACGTGGCCGTCGCCCGCGAGCGCACCCGCGGCCGCCGTCTCGGCAAGGTCGCCTTCATCGGGGGCATCGTCCTGGTCTGGTTGTGGTCGCGCATCGTCGAGGGCAACCCGCCGTGGCCGCGCTTCCACCTGCCACCCACGATCGGCGCGGCGCTGCCGCTGCTGCTGCTCGTCGTCATCCTCGGCGTCGCCGTGTTGGCGCCCCTGTTGACCGCCGGGCGCTCGCCCCACGTGCTGTTCCGCTCGACCGAAATCGAGACGTCCTTCGACGACGTCAAGGGCGCCGGCGTCCTCGTCGAAGAAGTCGTCAAGACGCTCAACCTGTTCCTCGCCCACAAGACCTTCAAGGAGACGATGGGCGGCACGCCCCGCCGCGCCATCCTCTTCGAGGGCCCGCCCGGCACCGGCAAGACGTACATGGCCAAGGCGATGGCGAAGGAAGCCGGCGTGCCGTTCCTGTTCGTGTCGTCGTCCGCGTTCCAGTCGATGTATTACGGCCAGACGAACCGTAAGATCCGCTCCTACTTCAAGGCGTTGCGCGAGATGGCGCGGCGCGAGGGCGGCGCCATCGGCTTCATCGAAGAGATCGACGCCGTCGGTGGATCCCGCGCTGGGATGGGCCAGGGCCGTGGCGAAGGCGTCACGGGCGTTGTCAACGAACTGCTGATCCAGCTCCAGTCCTTCGACACGCCGCCCAACGGCGTGCGCATCCACAACTGGTTCGTCGAGCGGCTCAACCGCTTCCTGCCGCCACACCGACAGATGGCCAAGCGCAGGTCGGTCCCCGCCAACATCCTCGTCATCGGCGCGACCAACCGCGCCGCCGACCTTGACCCCGCGCTCCTGCGGCCCGGCCGCTTCGACCGTTCCATCTACTTCGACCTGCCCAACCGCACCGGCCGGCGCGAGATCATCGACTACTACCTGTCGAAGAAGCAGCACGACGCCGAACTCGACGATCCGGCGCGGCGCGACACGCTCGCCGCCATGACATCGCACTACTCCCCCGTCATGATCGAGCACATCCTCGACGAGGCACTGGTGTGGGCCCTGCGCCGCGGCGCCGATCGCTTGTCGTGGGCCGACGTGCAGCGGGCGAAGATGGCCGAGGAGATCGGCCTCGCCCAGCCCGTCGAGTACACCGAGGCCGAGCGGCGCACGATCGCCACCCACGAGGCCGGCCACGCGGTCGTCGCCTGGCTGGCGGGCAAGGGCCGCAAGCTCGAGGTGCTCTCGATTATCAAGCGGAAGGAAGCGCTCGGCCTGCTCGCCCACTCCGACGTGGAAGAGCGTTTCTTGAAGTCGGAGTCCGAACTGCGCTCGCTCATCATGATCGCCATGGGCGGCCTCGTCGCCGAGGAAATCTTCTTCGGTGAGATCACGTCAGGCCCGAGCAGCGACCTCAAGGCCGCCACCACCTATGCGGCGATGATGATCGGCAGCCTCGGCATGGACGGCAGCCTCTTCTCCTACGAAGCCATCCAGACGCCGCAGGCCAACATCGTGGCCAAGGTGTCGTCGACCGAGGATGGCCGCGAGCGCATCGAGGCGCTGCTGCGCCAACTGCACGACGATGCGCGCGCCACGCTCGAGAGCCATCGCCATCTCGTCGAAGGCCTGCGCGACGCGCTGCTCCAGCGCGACGAACTGATCGGCGACGAGATCGTCGAGATCATCGTGGCCGCCGCGAGCGGCCGGGGCGACTCAGATGTCGACGCTGCCGCGACCGGCCTGCAGGTCGCGCACCAGTCGACTCAGGTGCTCGAGTAG
- a CDS encoding acyl-CoA dehydrogenase family protein gives MFEWSDEQKMIKDAVRQFVEKEIAPRRDELEHGDTPPYDVLRLMFKTFGMDAMAAAGFDRRIAKEEAGEAPKPLTLEDDEESGGGGGGNAMMMLPIIEICRYCPGMITAMGVSVGLTGSAIMSKGTTAQKKRWARDLLTLEKVGAWAITEPGSGSDAFGSMRSTARRDGDEYVLNGSKTFITNGPYADTIVFICKLDEGNPPEERKVLTFVLDKGMPGLTQSKPLRKMGMHSSPTGELFLDDVRCGKDRLLGETEDIPGGGRSGAKDTFSMERSGVAAMSLGIIEMCLEKCIDYAKNRVQFGQPIGEFQLIQEKLAKMEVARLNVQNLVFRFMEMGAAGRGLTLAEASAMKLYSARAAVEVAMEAVQLHGGNGYMSEFHVEQLARDAKVLQIYAGTDEIQITHIAKDLLRR, from the coding sequence ATGTTCGAGTGGTCCGATGAGCAGAAGATGATCAAGGACGCGGTGCGTCAGTTCGTGGAGAAGGAGATCGCGCCGCGCCGCGACGAACTCGAACACGGCGACACGCCGCCCTACGACGTGCTGCGTCTCATGTTCAAGACCTTCGGCATGGATGCCATGGCCGCCGCCGGCTTCGACCGCCGCATCGCCAAGGAGGAAGCGGGCGAAGCGCCCAAGCCGCTCACGCTGGAAGACGACGAGGAGTCCGGCGGCGGCGGCGGGGGCAACGCCATGATGATGCTGCCGATCATTGAGATCTGCCGCTACTGCCCCGGCATGATCACCGCTATGGGCGTGTCGGTGGGCCTCACCGGCTCGGCGATCATGTCGAAGGGCACGACGGCGCAGAAGAAGCGCTGGGCCCGCGACCTGCTGACGCTCGAAAAGGTCGGTGCGTGGGCGATCACCGAACCGGGCTCGGGTTCGGATGCGTTCGGTTCGATGCGTTCGACGGCGCGGCGCGACGGCGACGAGTACGTCCTCAACGGTTCGAAGACCTTCATCACCAATGGCCCTTACGCCGACACGATCGTGTTCATCTGCAAGCTCGACGAAGGCAACCCGCCGGAAGAGCGCAAGGTGCTGACTTTCGTGCTCGACAAGGGGATGCCGGGCCTCACGCAGTCCAAGCCGCTGCGCAAGATGGGTATGCATTCGTCGCCGACCGGGGAGTTGTTCCTCGACGACGTGCGCTGCGGCAAGGACCGTCTGTTGGGCGAGACCGAGGACATTCCCGGTGGTGGCCGTTCGGGCGCCAAGGACACGTTCTCGATGGAGCGCTCCGGCGTCGCTGCCATGTCGCTCGGCATCATCGAAATGTGCCTCGAGAAGTGCATCGACTACGCCAAGAACCGCGTGCAGTTCGGCCAGCCCATCGGGGAGTTCCAGCTGATCCAGGAGAAGCTGGCCAAGATGGAGGTTGCGCGCCTCAACGTGCAGAACCTCGTGTTCCGCTTCATGGAGATGGGCGCGGCGGGTCGCGGTCTCACGCTGGCCGAGGCGAGCGCGATGAAGCTGTATTCGGCGCGCGCCGCGGTCGAAGTGGCGATGGAGGCCGTCCAGCTGCACGGCGGCAACGGCTACATGTCCGAGTTCCACGTCGAGCAGCTCGCCCGCGACGCCAAGGTGCTGCAGATTTACGCGGGCACCGACGAAATCCAGATCACTCACATCGCCAAGGACCTCCTGCGCCGCTGA
- a CDS encoding TIGR03560 family F420-dependent LLM class oxidoreductase yields the protein MTALSVPTPCLVVLVGVSGSGKSTWAAQNCEPGEIVSSDALRAQVGESAFDQQASADAFAVLEDIVQRRLARGLFTVIDATSLEDASRQRYRDFARAAGVTCVAIAFPTDAATCKSRNRARATPVPAPILNKQLKDFARVLPLLDAEGYDSVFHEPAPLRRRAANETALRFGLQLPRHGWEGSRAGALRDVAVAAEDAGFSSMFLMDHFIQIPQAGREWDDILECYTTLGFLAGVTTRVRLGALVTGITYRNVALLGKMIATLDVLSEGRAIAGLGAAWYEREHAAYGFAFPPLRERYALLEDALQLLPLMWGKGAPAFTGRVIEVPEAMSYPRPVQERIPILVGGSGERKTLRLVAQYADACNLFGNAATLRRKLAVLHSHCAAVGRDPSTIEVTHLGTVAPTADPIPHYAGLADAGVHTAIVNFRGEPTAADVAAFGRVIGAFNH from the coding sequence GTGACCGCGCTCAGTGTCCCGACGCCGTGCCTGGTCGTGCTCGTCGGCGTATCGGGTTCGGGCAAGTCGACGTGGGCGGCGCAGAACTGCGAGCCGGGCGAAATCGTCTCGAGCGACGCGCTGCGGGCGCAGGTCGGGGAGTCGGCCTTCGACCAACAAGCCAGCGCCGACGCCTTCGCCGTCCTCGAAGACATCGTGCAGCGTCGATTGGCCCGCGGACTCTTCACCGTGATCGACGCCACTTCGCTGGAGGACGCCAGCCGGCAGCGTTACCGCGACTTCGCCCGGGCCGCTGGCGTGACGTGCGTGGCCATCGCCTTCCCTACCGACGCGGCGACGTGCAAAAGCCGCAACCGCGCTCGCGCCACGCCCGTGCCCGCGCCGATCCTGAACAAGCAGCTGAAGGACTTCGCCCGCGTGCTGCCGTTGCTCGACGCCGAAGGCTACGACTCGGTATTCCACGAGCCGGCGCCGCTGCGGCGACGGGCCGCGAACGAGACAGCGCTGCGCTTTGGACTGCAACTGCCGCGTCACGGCTGGGAGGGGAGCCGCGCCGGGGCGCTGCGAGACGTCGCGGTGGCCGCCGAGGACGCCGGCTTTTCCAGCATGTTCTTGATGGATCACTTCATCCAGATCCCACAAGCCGGCCGCGAGTGGGACGACATCCTCGAGTGCTACACGACCCTCGGCTTCCTCGCCGGGGTGACGACGCGGGTGCGCCTCGGTGCGCTCGTCACCGGCATCACGTACCGCAACGTCGCCCTGCTCGGCAAGATGATCGCGACCCTCGACGTGCTCTCCGAAGGCCGGGCGATCGCGGGTCTCGGCGCCGCCTGGTACGAGCGCGAGCACGCGGCGTACGGCTTCGCGTTCCCACCGCTGCGGGAGCGCTACGCGCTGCTCGAAGACGCCCTCCAACTGCTGCCGCTCATGTGGGGCAAGGGCGCGCCGGCATTCACCGGGCGGGTCATCGAGGTGCCCGAAGCGATGAGCTACCCACGTCCGGTGCAGGAGCGCATCCCGATCCTCGTCGGTGGGTCCGGCGAGCGAAAGACCCTGCGACTGGTGGCGCAGTACGCCGACGCGTGCAATCTCTTCGGCAACGCTGCGACGCTGCGGCGCAAGCTCGCGGTGTTGCACTCCCACTGCGCGGCGGTCGGGCGCGACCCATCGACGATCGAGGTGACGCACCTCGGCACCGTGGCACCCACAGCCGATCCGATTCCGCACTACGCCGGTCTCGCGGATGCGGGCGTGCACACCGCCATCGTCAACTTCCGCGGCGAGCCGACAGCCGCTGACGTGGCGGCGTTCGGCCGCGTGATCGGCGCCTTCAACCACTAG
- a CDS encoding DUF3488 and transglutaminase-like domain-containing protein: MTATLLGRIREANRTPVVEDSVPLRVAVFVAVMIATQGALRLGIGGVPLQLACVIGIPAGYVLSHRLRQRSRGWLKALLAVGAVAAFVQFLALLAPALGGQVFGLQAGLIELLLWVQVLHSLDLPGRRDVLFSLGTSGALLIVSATLATTTDFGVTVALWFAAALVAIVIANLDDAGVVLGRVRYARSIPTTMVASLAVGVLVFSVLPPARVFAFGLPSRAGSGGISTGGQLLNPGFNSLPTARGKTGSNTTGTFGYFGYTDDLDLGFRGRPDNTIVMRVRAPGPAFWRAQSFDTYDGQHWSNSDTRLHRLATSDGLRPVLTPEDRPTQGGEEFIQTFYIAKMAPNVVFAAATPSEVFWPFDQAYELSDGTLRAGDTMAPGTVYSVISRRLPITAQALRNADPRRGFVNADTAARYTSLPPIPTRVRALAEQLNDAAPTTYDAVQSMIQWIAAHTRYSLDPPRLHRGDDAVDRFLFADRKGFCEQIASSLVVMLRSVGVPARLWATLRGIAILSPACTRCGRRTRTRTPKSCFRVSDGRPSTRPPTSRSPATAARSRASPAADWRRSWRTRCRAPPRQRRRPL, translated from the coding sequence GTGACGGCCACGTTGCTGGGGCGGATCCGCGAGGCCAACCGCACGCCCGTGGTGGAAGACTCGGTGCCGCTGCGGGTCGCGGTCTTCGTCGCCGTGATGATCGCAACGCAGGGCGCGTTGCGTCTCGGCATCGGTGGCGTCCCGCTGCAGCTGGCGTGCGTCATCGGCATCCCAGCCGGCTACGTGCTGTCGCATCGGCTGCGTCAGCGCAGCCGCGGCTGGCTCAAGGCGTTGCTCGCCGTCGGTGCGGTCGCAGCCTTCGTGCAGTTCCTGGCGTTGCTGGCGCCGGCGCTCGGCGGCCAGGTGTTCGGCCTCCAGGCCGGCCTGATCGAGCTGTTGCTGTGGGTCCAAGTGCTGCACTCGCTCGACCTGCCGGGGCGCCGCGACGTGCTGTTCTCCCTCGGCACGAGCGGCGCGTTGCTGATCGTCAGCGCCACGCTCGCCACCACCACCGACTTCGGGGTCACGGTGGCGCTGTGGTTCGCCGCCGCCCTCGTGGCGATCGTGATCGCCAACCTCGACGACGCCGGTGTCGTCTTGGGCCGCGTGCGCTACGCCCGCTCGATCCCGACGACGATGGTGGCGTCCCTCGCCGTCGGTGTCCTGGTCTTCTCCGTCTTGCCGCCGGCAAGGGTGTTCGCCTTCGGCTTGCCGTCGCGCGCCGGCAGCGGGGGGATCAGCACTGGCGGGCAACTGCTCAACCCGGGGTTCAACAGTCTGCCTACCGCTCGCGGCAAGACCGGCTCGAACACCACCGGCACGTTCGGATACTTCGGCTACACCGACGACCTTGACCTGGGGTTCCGCGGTCGGCCGGACAACACAATCGTCATGCGGGTGCGCGCTCCGGGCCCCGCCTTCTGGCGCGCCCAGAGCTTCGACACCTACGACGGGCAGCACTGGTCCAACAGCGACACGAGGCTGCACCGCCTCGCCACGAGCGACGGACTCCGCCCCGTGCTGACGCCCGAGGACCGCCCCACCCAAGGTGGCGAGGAGTTCATCCAAACCTTCTACATCGCCAAGATGGCACCCAACGTCGTGTTCGCCGCGGCCACGCCGTCGGAAGTGTTCTGGCCCTTCGACCAAGCGTACGAACTCTCCGACGGCACACTGCGCGCCGGCGACACCATGGCGCCGGGCACGGTGTACTCCGTCATCAGCCGGCGCCTACCGATCACGGCCCAGGCGCTGCGCAACGCCGATCCGCGGCGCGGCTTCGTCAACGCCGACACGGCGGCGCGCTACACGTCTTTGCCGCCGATCCCGACGCGGGTCCGCGCCCTCGCCGAGCAGCTGAACGACGCCGCACCGACGACCTACGACGCCGTGCAGTCGATGATCCAATGGATCGCCGCGCATACGCGGTACTCGCTCGACCCGCCGCGCTTGCATCGTGGAGACGACGCGGTCGATCGATTCCTCTTCGCGGATCGCAAAGGCTTCTGCGAGCAGATCGCGTCGTCCCTCGTCGTGATGCTGCGGTCGGTGGGCGTACCGGCGCGACTGTGGGCTACGCTCCGGGGCATCGCAATCCTTTCACCGGCATGTACGAGGTGCGGGCGTCGGACGCGCACGCGTACACCGAAGTCTTGTTTCCGGGTATCGGATGGCAGGCCTTCGACCCGACCGCCAACGTCCCGTTCGCCGGCGACAGCGGCGCGTTCCCGCGCTTCGCCGGCAGCGGACTGGCGACGTTCGTGGCGCACGCGCTGCCGAGCACCACCGCGACAGCGGCGGCGACCGCTGTGA